From Diadema setosum chromosome 5, eeDiaSeto1, whole genome shotgun sequence, the proteins below share one genomic window:
- the LOC140228764 gene encoding uncharacterized protein encodes MAGQTNVAIAAAAIAISMILLATPPASGEKRRQYCGIELARAVVVKCSQAKRSGNTVTNGVDVDALWSDEHPSNRNLPSLGELLLATRFRRSSSIFDSMPMARYCCSYGCSERELASVC; translated from the exons ATGGCAGGACAAACAAACGTGGCCATTGCTGCTGCAGCCATTGCGATCTCCATGATACTTCTCGCCACTCCCCCAGCCAGCGGGGAGAAGAGGAGGCAGTATTGCGGTATCGAGCTCGCCAGGGCCGTGGTAGTGAAGTGCTCACAGGCTAAGCGATCAGGAAACACCGTCACGAATGGAG TGGATGTCGACGCACTCTGGTCGGATGAGCATCCCTCGAACAGAAATCTACCGAGCCTGGGTGAACTTCTCCTTGCCACGAGGTTTCGCAGGTCATCTTCCATTTTCGATAGTATGCCAATGGCGAGATACTGCTGTTCGTATGGTTGCTCGGAACGAGAACTGGCGTCGGTTTGCTAA